The Acidobacteriota bacterium sequence GTTTTTTTGCCAGCGCGTTTGAATCCTGCTCGCCCTGTCCCTGCCCTTGCCCCTGTTGTTGCGACTGGCGAAATTCACGCTCAAACGGTCGCACTTCCATGAAATAAATATCCGAAGTGGATTCCTGACCGCTGTTGTCTTTGGCTTTGGCGTAATAGGAGACAAAATCGCCGACCTGCAAACCCAATTCTTCGAGGAAAAATGTATAAGACCCGGTTAAGGTTTTCGGCTCATCGCGTTTCAAATCCTGCAAAGCGACGTGTTTTTCTTCGCCACCATTCACTTGATAAAAGAGTTCGATTGCAGCAACCCCGAAATCATCTTCGGCGCGCGCCTGTGTGAAAACTTCCTGAATGTTGGTAACTTTGGCATCGCGTCCGGGTTTATCGAAAAGCACCGTCGGCGGCGCATCTTCAAGCAGGGTGATGTCATATTCATTTGAACCGTTATACTTTTCGCCTTCTTCGCTGGTGATTTCGATTTTATAGGTTCCCTCTTTTGTCACGGTAAATGACCCGACAAACCGAATCTCGTTTTCCGGCGCATTTTCCAAATCCGGCGACATTTCAAATTTGCTGCCGTCATTTAAAACGATGCGGGCTGATTTAACTTTTCCGCTGAGAATCGCCGTCACATAAACGACCGTGCCTTTTAATGCCGCGACCTCTCCGCCGTTTTCGATTTTCTTGGAAGGAAGCCCGGAAAAAGCCGGGAAATTTAAAACCAGATCAAGTTGTTTGACATATGGAAGGTCGGCGACTTCGAGCGTGTATTCCGGCGAACGAATATTATTCGATTCGACATAATAGACAATCGAATCCTGAATATTGAAAATCGTGTGTTGAAATTCGTTGAGGTTTTTCGCAGGCTCCATCGCCGTTGCCAGCCAGTTGGCATCACTCATCTTGCGAATGAAAATTTGCGCTACACTCGCGTCAAACCCGCGAAGCAAAGCTTTCAACCGTTGATCGGAACCACGCGGAACTTTGGCATTCCCCGGAAGGATTTCGATAAACATCGCATCGGCGGATGCCGTATCCGTAAGTCCGCCGAACAGCCTGCCGATGCCGCCTGACACCGGTTTGGAAATCCACATCGAACCAATGAGCGCGGCAAGCAGAATTAAAGCGCCTGCGCCGTATCCGTAAGCCTGACGCGGGTCAACGATGCGATTCAGGTCAGCATTCGCCAGTCTTTCATCGGCATCTTTTCTCAGGCGGGTTAAGATGGCGGGCGAGGCATTTTTTTCATTTTCAGCAAACTCGACTGCCGTTGTCACGCGGTCATCCAAACGGACTTTTTCTTCGATTAATCGTGCAATTTGTATGTCGCCAATGCGTTTGCGAAGCGGCAACATCACCAACCAGATTGCCGAACTCAGAGTCAGTAGAAAAGGAATGATGCGAAGCGCCACCAATAGATTGGGTTTGTAATAAAACCGATTGGCTAAAACCGCCGCTGAAATGAAGGTAACAGCCGCAATCGCCAGCGTGATTAAAACCCCAAACAACACTTGCCGGGTTTTAATTCGCGCGCGAACTTTACCGATGACTTCATTGATTTTCGATTGTTGAGGACGCATCACATAATCCCCCTTGGTAATTTATCGACCGGGTTTCAAATTATCTGTTCCACTGAAATCAAAATCCTTGTCCAGGCTTCAAAGACAATCACCATCGAAGAAAATACCGATAGTGAATTATTGATCCTTGCTCATCGCAAATTGTCTTAGGGCTGGTTGCACTGAATCAGGAACGCACAAGTAGTTTTTCAGGATACCATCGTTTTTGCAAGCCCCGCGTTTTGTAAAATGTAAACCTGTAACTGACACTTCCAAACCCATTCATTCAAAAATAAATTTTTCCGCTCTTGATAAATGTCAGGAAGCTAACTGACAAGTTTCGCGATGCGAATGCGGCGTGCCAGTATCGCTTCTGCAACAAAAAATAAGAGCGCCAGAATGATTAACGGCAACCACCAACGTTGTTTGGACTCGAGTTCCTCTTGGGTTTGATGGCTTGAGGCAATCGGTTGAATATTGTCATCAGGGTTTTGCGTAACCCCGGCAATCAATTCATTGGTATTCAACCTGGTAAAATCCGATTCTCTGGCATCGATATTAACCGCCGCATTTTCGGCTTTTTCCCGGTAACGCAAACGATAAAAGCCTGTCTCAATGGCATCAATGGCAAGTTCGCCTGAAGCAGTTCTGCGAGCATCTTCAACACGACCACCCAACGGGTTTTCAACCGCCGGATAATTGCCTTCCGCATCCGGTGGCGCAGTAAACACCTGACCGACCTTGTAAGCAATCGTGCCTTCATCGCCGGTCAGATGTTCCAGCATCTGGCGAACCAGCGGTAAAAACATCGGCGTCAGCGGCAAATCATTCCAGGCGGTGTCGAGGGTGGTGGTCATCAACAAAACCTTTCCGCGACCTGCCAACCCCTCGATTAAAACAGGGCTGCCATCATCCAATGCCGCAAGCACCGCCGCCGTCTCTTTAAGCTCAACGCGATGGTAGGAATAAACCCGCGTAGAGGTTAATCGACCGCTTTTTGAAAACGGGCTGAACACCGGATGGTCAGCTTTAATCTGACTCATCAAAGCGTAGCCGCCGCGAGTTTGCGCGACATCGGAGAGAGTAGCAGGTATGATGCCTTTAAAATTCTGGTTATAATCGCTCGCCTCGGCATGTTTGCCTGCGGCGATAATCAACCCGCCACCACGCTCGACAAAATTTTTTATCGCGCCTGAAAGCTGATCACTTAACGTCACGACATCATTGATGATGATGGCGCGGTATTCATTCAATTCATCCGGGTTTACGTTGCCCGGCGACTTCAAAGTAAGTTCAAAGCGATTGTTCTCACCGGCAAGTAGCGCCTGTTGCAGGTAGAGGCTTTCGCTGCGACCACGCGACGGCGTCTCAATCGCCAGAATCCTGGTCTGGTTTTCACGACGAATGATGAAATGGTTTTTGTTATCGAAATTAAAACTGTCATTGGTGATTTCGATGCTGGCGCGATTTGAACCATCGGGAACATTGAAGCCGGTAAATTCGATGGTTTTGGAAGCCCTGCCATCAAGCGAGATTTCTCTGCGCTCAACCGCCAGATCGTTTAATTTGAAATCCACCGTGCCGTCGAAAATTTCATTGCCGAAATTATTTACTATGGCGGTGACCTTGCCGGAATATTTTTGAGTATAGATTACCGGGTCGGCTTTCACATCAGTAATTGCCAAGTTGGTCACAGCCGTTTCCCCGACATCAATCGGAATCAATTTCACATCCGCAGCAATTTTGGGTTGCGTGGTCGCGCGGTTCCAACCGGAATTTTGAAAATCGGAAATCAGGTAAATTTTGCGGTCGCCTTTTCCGGTCTCTTTCAAAATCGCATCGCCCGCTTGAATCGCCTGTAAATAATCGGTTGCAGCAAGCGTCGGTTTTAACTGGTCGAGGATTTGATGGAGTTCGGCTTTATCGTTTTTCAACGGGCGCAGTATTTCATAGCTCTGGGTAAAACTGACAAGCGCGAGATGTTCGCCATTTGCGGCGTTATCAATAACATTGCGAACCGCTTTTTTGGCGCGTTCAAAATAATCCGCATAGCGCATACTCGCGGAAGCATCAATCAATATCACGCTGTTTTGGGTAGCGGTCGCTGCCTGCATCCGGCTGTTGGTAAAATAGGGACGGGCGAACGCCAGCGCCAGCAGCATAATGGCGAGACACCTTAACGCCAGCAGCAACCAGTTTCTCAAATGGCGACGGCGAACCGTCTTCTGCTCGATTTTTCTAAGAAACATCAGCGACGGGTAAAAAACTTTCTGGGCGCGTGTACGCCTGACCAGATGCACGAGAATAGGAATACCCGCTGCTAAAACGCCGACCAAAAAAAATGGATTTAAAAATGCCATTAGAGTTTCCGATTATAAATTTCAATTTGAGATAAGGCTGAATATCTTAATCCGTTATTCACCAAAAGATTCGCTCAAGGCTTTGTCAAGCAGTCCACTTAAACCAAGCTCCTTTGACCATTGTTTCAAATAATCAATGTCTAATTTATCACCCTGAATTTTGATAATACTTGCAATATCTTGCCATTGTTTATCAGAGGTAAAATTGCCTTTTCGATACCAATCTAATTTTGCCAGAATAGTATCTTCGGGGCTGGCAATATATGCCCGATCTTCAGCATGTTGAGAAACCTGCTGCAACTGTCGTCGTTTAAGTTCTTGTTCCTGAAACCCTCCAAATTTAGCGATAAACATATCCACCTTAAAGATTGATTCGAGGTGAATCATATTAAAGGATTTTTTGAGTTGAATCGCCTTGATAATTGCTTGTTCATCAAGGTAAAACTCATTTTCAAATGACGCGACAAAGGCTTTCACTTGCTTCAGAGAGATTGCAACTACGAAATCAACATCGTTCGTAGCTCGCGCCATACCATGTAAAGAACTGGCAAAAGAACCACCGACGACATATGGGATATTCAAGTCGTCGAGCTTTTCAACGACGCGCAGCAAAACTGCTGTTGCTGGATTGTTCATTTTGTACGCTCCTAATTCGGGTTCAATCGCCACTTGTGATGAGGTTTTCACAT is a genomic window containing:
- a CDS encoding BatA domain-containing protein; translation: MAFLNPFFLVGVLAAGIPILVHLVRRTRAQKVFYPSLMFLRKIEQKTVRRRHLRNWLLLALRCLAIMLLALAFARPYFTNSRMQAATATQNSVILIDASASMRYADYFERAKKAVRNVIDNAANGEHLALVSFTQSYEILRPLKNDKAELHQILDQLKPTLAATDYLQAIQAGDAILKETGKGDRKIYLISDFQNSGWNRATTQPKIAADVKLIPIDVGETAVTNLAITDVKADPVIYTQKYSGKVTAIVNNFGNEIFDGTVDFKLNDLAVERREISLDGRASKTIEFTGFNVPDGSNRASIEITNDSFNFDNKNHFIIRRENQTRILAIETPSRGRSESLYLQQALLAGENNRFELTLKSPGNVNPDELNEYRAIIINDVVTLSDQLSGAIKNFVERGGGLIIAAGKHAEASDYNQNFKGIIPATLSDVAQTRGGYALMSQIKADHPVFSPFSKSGRLTSTRVYSYHRVELKETAAVLAALDDGSPVLIEGLAGRGKVLLMTTTLDTAWNDLPLTPMFLPLVRQMLEHLTGDEGTIAYKVGQVFTAPPDAEGNYPAVENPLGGRVEDARRTASGELAIDAIETGFYRLRYREKAENAAVNIDARESDFTRLNTNELIAGVTQNPDDNIQPIASSHQTQEELESKQRWWLPLIILALLFFVAEAILARRIRIAKLVS
- a CDS encoding DUF6036 family nucleotidyltransferase, producing the protein MNNPATAVLLRVVEKLDDLNIPYVVGGSFASSLHGMARATNDVDFVVAISLKQVKAFVASFENEFYLDEQAIIKAIQLKKSFNMIHLESIFKVDMFIAKFGGFQEQELKRRQLQQVSQHAEDRAYIASPEDTILAKLDWYRKGNFTSDKQWQDIASIIKIQGDKLDIDYLKQWSKELGLSGLLDKALSESFGE